Proteins from a genomic interval of Lolium perenne isolate Kyuss_39 chromosome 1, Kyuss_2.0, whole genome shotgun sequence:
- the LOC127318090 gene encoding uncharacterized protein: protein MAAATISLCGSRCLSTSSKPEPRLTSRAAAPLHSRPSSSHRRLVVVAATESSGEKTDEKVPSWARKGSDEAPPWARNEGGASGQDAGGAVEVPFYAYLLASAVTAIAAIGSIFEYTNGRPVFGVLGTDSPLYAPILGFFAVTGIPTSGYLWYKAVQTANKDAEEQDRRDGFL, encoded by the exons ATGGCCGCTGCAACCATCTCCCTCTGCGGCTCGCGCTGCCTCAGCACGAGCTCGAAACCCGAACCTCGTCTCACCTCTCGAGCAGCCGCCCCGCTGCACTCGCGGCCGTCTTCTTCGCACCGAAGGCTGGTGGTCGTGGCCGCGACGGAGTCGTCGGGCGAGAAGACGGACGAGAAGGTCCCCTCCTGGGCCCGGAAGGGCTCCGACGAGGCCCCTCCGTGGGCGCGCAACGAAGGAGGCGCCTCCGGGCAGGACGCCGGCGGCGCCGTCGAGGTCCCGTTCTACGCGTACCTGCTCGCGTCCGCCGTGACCGCCATCGCCGCC ATCGGGTCGATCTTCGAGTACACCAACGGGCGGCCGGTGTTCGGCGTCCTGGGCACCGACAGCCCCCTCTACGCGCCGATCCTGGGCTTCTTCGCCGTCACCGGCATCCCGACATCC GGGTATCTGTGGTACAAGGCCGTGCAGACGGCGAACAAGGACGCCGAGGAGCAAGACCGCAGAGACGGCTTCCTCTGA
- the LOC127318065 gene encoding SNF1-related protein kinase regulatory subunit beta-1 produces MGNASAREVGNGYAASSLEQVTPSRGSSVEAAAPPDAVMRELPPPVPYVFAPQVPVAPLQIPTEFSPVFSHSWVNGSDQSTNSNPPEKGIPTLITWSQGGNEVFVEGSWDNWTSRRVLERSGKDHAVLLVLPSGIYHYRIIVDGEPRYVSEQPHVTDERGQVANLLDVHEYVPESLDSVAEFDAPPSPEHSYDLQFPADEEFAKEPPTLPPQLLMSVLGGTDSSDEHALKLKPQHVVLNHLFIEKGWGSQSLLALGVTHRFQSKYVNFVLYKPLPRR; encoded by the exons ATGGGGAACGCGAGCGCCAGGGAAGTGGGGAACGGCTATGCGGCGTCGTCGCTGGAGCAGGTGACCCCCAGCCGCGGGAGCTCGGTGGAAGCCGCCGCCCCGCCGGACGCCGTGATGCGGGAGCTTCCTCCTCCGGTTCCCTACGTCTTCGCGCCTCAG GTCCCAGTAGCTCCACTTCAGATACCAACTGAATTTTCTCCTGTTTTTAGCCATTCATGGGTTAATGGCTCGGATCAATCCACCAACAGCAACCCCCCAGAGAAGGGAATTCCAACTTTGATTACATGGAGTCAAGGAGGAAATGAGGTGTTTGTGGAAGGATCATGGGATAACTGGACTTCAAG GAGGGTGTTAGAGAGGTCTGGGAAAGATCACGCTGTATTGTTGGTTCTGCCATCTGGAATATATCATTACAGGATCATTGTCGACGGGGAGCCAAGATATGTCTCTGAACAACCTCATGTGACTGACGAGAGAGGGCAGGTGGCCAACCTCCTCGATGTCCAT GAGTATGTTCCAGAGAGTCTTGACAGTGTGGCGGAGTTCGACGCGCCTCCATCGCCTGAACATAGCTACGACCTGCAGTTCCCAGCTGACGAGGAGTTTGCCAAGGAGCCACCGACGCTCCCGCCTCAGCTTCTCATGTCAGTCCTTGGCGGCACCGACAGCTCTGACGAACACGCCCTGAAGCTGAAGCCTCAGCACGTGGTCCTCAACCACCTGTTCATCGAGAAAGGATGGGGGTCGCAGTCCCTGCTCGCCCTTGGGGTCACCCACCGGTTCCAATCAAAGTACGTGAACTTCGTGCTCTACAAGCCGCTGCCGAGGAGGTGA
- the LOC139833709 gene encoding uncharacterized protein, with translation MKAEKKAPAGTGKWIRPPPRTLKLNVDASFVMEEKLGATGAVLHDFMGTFVHAKCELLPHVQTAAMAEAMALREGLKMVEEMGCHHIMVESDSAETIQALTATCEISSSYTTEPPEYPNPRPSAKNS, from the exons ATGAAGGCTGAAAAGAAAGCCCCTGCAGGGACGGGCAAGTGGATCAGACCTCCACCCCGTACACTGAAACTTAACGTCGATGCATCGTTTGTTATGGAGGAGAAATTAGGGGCAACGGGAGCTGTCCTTCATGATTTCATGGGAACCTTTGTGCATGCAAAATGTGAGCTATTGCCGCATGTCCAGACTGCGGCGATGGCTGAAGCAATGGCGCTCCGTGAAGGACTGAAGATGGTTGAAGAGATGGGCTGTCATCACATCATGGTTGAATCTGACTCGGCTGAAACAATCCAAGCGCTTACAG CAACATGTGAGATATCATCCAGTTACACTACCGAGCCTCCAGAGTACCCAAATCCACGTCCAAGTGCTAAGAATTCGTAG
- the LOC127318080 gene encoding calmodulin-2, translated as MADQLTDEQIAEFKEAFSLFDKDGDGCITTKELGTVMRSLGQNPTEAELQDMINEVDADGNGTIDFPEFLNLMARKMKDTDSEEELKEAFRVFDKDQNGFISAAELRHVMTNLGEKLTDEEVDEMIREADVDGDGQINYEEFVKVMMAK; from the exons ATGGCGGACCAGCTCACCGACGAGCAGATCGCCGAGTTCAAGGAGGCCTTCAGCCTCTTCGACAAGGATGGCGACG GTTGCATCACCACCAAGGAGCTCGGAACCGTGATGCGGTCCCTTGGGCAGAACCCCACTGAGGCGGAGCTGCAGGACATGATCAACGAGGTGGACGCTGATGGCAACGGCACCATCGACTTCCCAGAGTTTCTGAACCTGATGGCGAGGAAGATGAAGGACACCGACTCGGAGGAGGAGCTCAAGGAGGCCTTCCGCGTCTTCGACAAGGACCAGAACGGCTTCATCTCGGCCGCCGAGCTGCGCCATGTCATGACCAACCTCGGGGAGAAGCTGACCGATGAGGAGGTCGACGAGATGATCCGTGAGGCTGATGTGGATGGTGATGGCCAGATCAACTACGAGGAGTTCGTCAAGGTCATGATGGCCAAGTGA
- the LOC127318072 gene encoding probable calcium-binding protein CML9 gives MAAKLTQEQADECKEIFDLFDGDEDGRIAAGELVTALRSLGQNIDEAEARQFLEDAGASEGATSIDLATFLAVAARKANAGVSAKGLADCLGAFDDDGSGVIPAEQLRQVMVSHGDRLTEEEADELVRKADPRGEGRVQCKEFVKVLMNKP, from the coding sequence ATGGCGGCCAAGCTGACCCAGGAGCAGGCGGACGAGTGCAAGGAGATCTTCGACCTGTTCGACGGCGACGAGGACGGccgcatcgccgccggcgagctggTCACCGCGCTCCGCTCCCTGGGCCAGAACATCGACGAGGCGGAGGCGCGACAATTCCTCGAGGACGCGGGCGCCAGCGAAGGCGCCACCAGCATCGACCTGGCCACGTTCCTGGCCGTGGCGGCGCGCAAGGCGAACGCGGGCGTGTCGGCGAAGGGCCTGGCCGACTGCCTGGGCGCGTTCGACGACGACGGCAGCGGGGTGATCCCCGCGGAGCAGCTGCGGCAGGTGATGGTCTCCCACGGCGACCGGCTgacggaggaggaggccgacgagCTGGTCCGCAAGGCGGACCCCCGCGGCGAGGGCCGCGTCCAGTGCAAGGAGTTCGTCAAGGTGCTCATGAACAAACCTTGA